Proteins encoded by one window of Sphingomonas ginkgonis:
- a CDS encoding glutamate--tRNA ligase: MSIVTRFAPSPTGRLHVGNIRTALHNFLFARRHGGRFLLRIDDTDAERSTVGFDQAIRDDLTWLGLGWDRLERQSARTGRYEEGFERLRAAGRVYACYETPQELDLRRKILLGRGLPPVYERPEGENAPVDGRRPHWRFRLDHQAPIGWSDLIRGEQRFDPSLLSDPVVRREDGSWLYLLPSVIDDIDMGVTHIVRGEDHVSNSAVQIQMFAALGAGVPAFAHEALLVAAEGKLSKRLGATGVDALREAGIEPMALLSLLARIGTSQPVEPIGRLETLADDFDFAHFGRAPAHFDLHEVELLNSRLLHQLDFAAVKARLPQGVAEADWALLRGNIAHLSEFADWLPVLDGEIGPPVLAAEDRAFLRDAAAAADALDWAAGPWAALTQALKASSGRKGKPLFLPLRLALTGRESGPEMAPLVERIGRERSLDRLRAASS; encoded by the coding sequence ATGAGCATCGTCACCCGCTTCGCGCCCTCGCCGACCGGCCGGCTGCATGTCGGCAACATCCGGACCGCGCTTCACAACTTCCTGTTCGCCCGGCGCCACGGCGGCCGCTTCCTGCTGCGAATCGACGATACGGATGCGGAGCGTTCGACCGTCGGATTCGACCAGGCGATCCGCGACGATCTGACGTGGCTGGGGCTCGGTTGGGACAGGCTGGAGCGGCAGTCGGCGCGCACCGGCCGCTACGAGGAGGGGTTCGAGCGGCTGCGTGCGGCCGGGCGGGTCTATGCCTGCTACGAGACGCCGCAGGAGCTCGACCTCCGCCGCAAGATCCTGCTCGGGCGCGGGCTGCCGCCGGTCTACGAGCGGCCGGAGGGCGAGAATGCGCCGGTCGATGGACGCCGGCCGCACTGGCGCTTCCGTCTCGACCACCAGGCGCCGATCGGCTGGAGCGACCTCATCCGCGGCGAGCAGAGGTTCGATCCGTCGCTGCTGAGCGATCCCGTGGTCCGCCGCGAGGACGGCAGCTGGCTCTACCTCCTGCCGAGCGTGATCGACGACATCGACATGGGCGTGACGCATATCGTCCGCGGCGAGGATCATGTCTCGAACAGCGCGGTGCAAATCCAGATGTTCGCCGCGCTCGGCGCCGGCGTTCCCGCCTTCGCGCACGAGGCGTTGCTGGTCGCGGCCGAGGGGAAGCTGTCCAAGCGGCTCGGCGCGACCGGGGTCGACGCGCTTCGGGAAGCGGGGATCGAGCCGATGGCCCTGCTCTCGCTGCTGGCCCGGATCGGCACCTCGCAGCCGGTCGAGCCGATCGGCCGGCTCGAGACGCTCGCCGACGATTTCGACTTCGCCCATTTCGGCCGCGCCCCCGCGCACTTCGACCTGCACGAGGTGGAGCTGCTCAACAGCCGGCTGCTGCACCAGCTCGACTTCGCGGCGGTGAAGGCGCGGCTGCCGCAAGGGGTTGCCGAGGCGGACTGGGCGCTGCTGCGCGGCAATATCGCGCATCTGAGCGAGTTCGCCGACTGGCTGCCGGTGCTCGATGGCGAGATCGGACCGCCGGTGCTGGCCGCCGAGGACCGGGCCTTCCTCCGCGACGCCGCCGCGGCCGCCGACGCGCTCGACTGGGCGGCTGGCCCGTGGGCAGCGCTGACCCAGGCCCTGAAGGCGAGCAGCGGGCGCAAGGGCAAGCCGCTGTTCCTCCCGCTCCGACTCGCGCTGACCGGGCGCGAGAGTGGGCCGGAGATGGCGCCCCTCGTCGAACGGATCGGCCGCGAGCGCAGTCTCGATCGCCTCCGCGCCGCCTCAAGCTGA
- a CDS encoding energy transducer TonB encodes MLDYASARRPAHQRHPVALGLIIAGHAAALFAVITAKMEVGTPWHPVITRITEVPLPPDSPPLPPPPKADPRPTPHPQSISSIDRPVEKVVLPLPGGPVTVPGPTAGPDPFPIGPVVQPPPPLPPPLPKTDPVRRDAVLATSADELRPPYPEAMRRLEKEATLQLRLSIDERGRVTAVEPIGPAEPAFLDSARRQILSHWRYRPATEDGRPVATSLVIRLRFQLDEG; translated from the coding sequence ATGCTCGACTATGCTTCCGCCCGTCGTCCCGCTCACCAGCGCCACCCGGTGGCGCTCGGCCTGATCATCGCCGGACACGCCGCCGCGCTGTTCGCCGTGATCACCGCCAAGATGGAGGTCGGAACGCCCTGGCACCCGGTCATCACCCGGATCACCGAAGTCCCGCTGCCGCCCGACTCGCCGCCGTTGCCGCCGCCGCCCAAGGCCGACCCGCGCCCCACCCCCCATCCGCAGTCGATCAGCAGCATCGATCGGCCGGTCGAGAAGGTCGTCCTCCCCCTTCCTGGCGGCCCGGTCACCGTGCCCGGGCCGACCGCCGGTCCCGATCCCTTTCCGATCGGCCCGGTCGTCCAGCCCCCGCCGCCGCTCCCCCCGCCGTTGCCCAAGACCGATCCGGTTCGCCGCGACGCCGTGCTCGCCACCAGTGCCGACGAGCTCCGCCCGCCATATCCGGAAGCGATGCGCCGGCTCGAGAAGGAAGCCACGCTCCAGCTCCGGCTCAGCATTGACGAGCGCGGGCGGGTGACGGCGGTCGAGCCGATCGGCCCGGCCGAGCCCGCCTTCCTCGACAGCGCGCGACGGCAGATCCTGTCGCACTGGCGCTACCGGCCGGCCACCGAGGATGGGCGACCGGTCGCGACCAGCCTGGTGATCCGCCTCCGCTTCCAGCTCGACGAGGGCTGA
- the ribD gene encoding bifunctional diaminohydroxyphosphoribosylaminopyrimidine deaminase/5-amino-6-(5-phosphoribosylamino)uracil reductase RibD, with amino-acid sequence MAEAVALGAAMRGRTAPNPNVGCVIVRDGVVAGRGATQPGGRPHAEAVALAEAGERARGATLHTSLEPCAHRSHRGPTCAALIAGAGVARVVAAIEDPDPRTRGEGFAMLRAAGVEVSVGAGAEAARRSMEGFLTRLALGRPYVTLKLALSIDGKIALPSGESKWITGGDARAHVHLARAQADMILVGRGTLLADQPRLDVRLPGLEDRSPRRALLTRGEPVAGWEILRSPEDIFRLHNVNDLLVEGGSGAATAFLSADLVDRILIYRAPIIIGEGRSALGYIGLEAIADAHGRWRSADGRSLGVDRLEVYERVREPAA; translated from the coding sequence ATGGCGGAGGCGGTGGCGCTCGGCGCCGCCATGCGCGGGCGGACCGCTCCCAATCCCAACGTCGGCTGCGTGATCGTCCGCGACGGGGTGGTCGCCGGCCGCGGCGCCACCCAGCCGGGTGGCCGGCCCCACGCCGAGGCGGTCGCGCTGGCCGAGGCCGGCGAGCGGGCGCGCGGGGCCACCCTTCACACCAGCCTCGAGCCCTGCGCGCACCGCAGTCACCGCGGCCCGACCTGCGCCGCGTTGATCGCGGGAGCGGGCGTGGCGCGGGTGGTCGCGGCGATCGAGGACCCGGACCCGCGGACCCGCGGCGAGGGCTTCGCCATGCTCCGCGCCGCGGGGGTGGAAGTCAGCGTCGGCGCGGGCGCCGAGGCGGCCCGGCGGAGCATGGAGGGCTTCCTAACCCGGCTCGCGCTGGGCCGCCCCTATGTCACGCTCAAGCTTGCGCTCTCGATCGACGGCAAGATCGCGCTTCCCTCCGGCGAGTCCAAGTGGATCACCGGCGGCGACGCGCGCGCGCACGTTCATCTCGCCCGTGCCCAGGCGGACATGATCCTGGTCGGGCGCGGCACCTTGCTCGCCGACCAGCCGCGCCTCGATGTCCGCCTCCCGGGGCTGGAGGACCGCTCGCCGCGCCGAGCGCTGCTCACCCGCGGCGAACCGGTCGCGGGGTGGGAAATCCTCCGCTCGCCAGAAGACATCTTCCGCCTCCATAACGTCAACGACCTGCTGGTCGAGGGCGGGTCGGGCGCCGCCACCGCCTTCCTCTCCGCCGACCTCGTCGACCGGATCCTCATCTACCGGGCGCCGATCATCATCGGCGAAGGGCGCTCGGCGCTCGGCTATATCGGGCTGGAGGCGATCGCCGACGCGCACGGGCGCTGGCGCTCGGCCGACGGGCGCTCGCTCGGGGTCGACCGGCTCGAGGTCTACGAACGGGTGCGCGAGCCGGCCGCATAG
- a CDS encoding prolyl hydroxylase family protein, with protein sequence MVDGPGQRLRSTPGVQRVPNAALDLFVVRDFLDPASCAAMIERIDRVRRPSTIADDLGQTQFRTSETGDLDGGDPAVAAVERRIDALLGLGEPLGEPLQGQRYAPGQEFKPHTDTFEPGRADYFLHCAEAGQRSWTAMIYLNLVEDGGATRFKAIGKTVQPEAGKLLAWNNLLPDGSPNPATLHQGMKVRRGVKYVLTKWYREIGYAAGSRTRS encoded by the coding sequence ATGGTCGACGGCCCGGGCCAGCGGCTGCGGTCCACGCCGGGGGTGCAGCGGGTGCCGAACGCCGCACTCGACCTGTTCGTCGTCCGCGACTTCCTCGACCCGGCAAGCTGCGCGGCGATGATCGAGCGGATCGACCGGGTGCGCCGCCCCTCGACCATCGCCGACGATCTCGGCCAGACGCAGTTCCGGACCAGCGAAACCGGTGATCTCGACGGCGGCGACCCCGCTGTCGCGGCGGTGGAGCGGCGGATCGACGCGCTGCTCGGGCTGGGCGAACCGCTCGGCGAGCCGCTGCAGGGGCAGCGCTACGCCCCCGGGCAGGAGTTCAAGCCGCACACCGACACGTTCGAGCCGGGCCGCGCCGACTATTTCCTCCACTGCGCCGAGGCCGGACAGCGCAGCTGGACCGCGATGATCTACCTCAACCTCGTCGAGGACGGCGGCGCGACGCGGTTCAAGGCGATCGGCAAGACGGTCCAGCCGGAGGCGGGCAAGCTGCTCGCCTGGAATAATTTGCTTCCCGACGGCAGCCCCAACCCGGCGACCCTGCACCAAGGCATGAAGGTGCGGCGCGGGGTCAAATATGTGCTGACCAAATGGTATCGCGAGATCGGCTATGCGGCCGGCTCGCGCACCCGTTCGTAG
- a CDS encoding uroporphyrinogen-III synthase — MTGLVVLRPEPGASRTMARARGMGLEAIAVPLFEIQPLAAVLPAGGFDALLLTSANAARMLDGRCRELPVHAVGAATARAAEAAGYAVASRGTGGVQALLSDLPPHLRLLHPCGEDRIAVAARQPVTAIPIYRSAMLPAPPLAVLEGQVALVHSLRAGARLAELADAQQLDRGRIGVAAISPAAAAAAGPGWRRVAAAAEPADSVLLPLAARLCHDGGAG, encoded by the coding sequence GTGACCGGGCTGGTCGTGCTCCGCCCCGAGCCCGGCGCGAGCCGGACGATGGCGCGGGCGCGGGGCATGGGTCTTGAGGCCATCGCCGTTCCCCTGTTCGAGATCCAGCCGCTCGCGGCGGTGCTGCCGGCGGGCGGCTTCGATGCGCTCCTCCTCACCAGCGCCAATGCCGCCCGGATGCTGGACGGGCGGTGCCGCGAGCTGCCCGTCCATGCGGTGGGCGCGGCGACTGCGCGTGCGGCCGAGGCGGCGGGCTATGCGGTGGCGAGCCGCGGCACCGGCGGGGTTCAGGCCCTGCTCTCGGATCTGCCCCCGCACCTCCGCCTGCTCCACCCCTGCGGCGAGGACCGCATCGCGGTCGCCGCGCGCCAGCCGGTCACCGCCATCCCCATCTATCGCTCGGCGATGCTTCCCGCCCCGCCGCTCGCGGTCTTGGAAGGGCAGGTCGCGCTGGTCCATTCGCTCCGCGCCGGGGCGCGGCTGGCCGAGCTGGCGGACGCGCAGCAGCTCGATCGCGGGCGGATCGGCGTGGCGGCGATCAGCCCGGCCGCCGCCGCGGCCGCTGGCCCGGGCTGGAGGCGGGTCGCAGCCGCCGCCGAGCCCGCCGATTCCGTCCTGCTTCCGCTGGCGGCGCGGCTGTGCCATGACGGCGGCGCGGGATGA
- the hemC gene encoding hydroxymethylbilane synthase produces MDRRLRIGTRGSPLALAQAGMVADALRTAHGCTVEIVTVRTSGDRIQDRPLAEVGGKALWTKELDLALLAGETDVSVHSMKDVESERPPALCVAAMLPRADVRDRLLGAPAIESLDEGAKVGTSSPRRMAQLLRLRPDLRVETIRGNVGTRMARLEIGEFDATLLAAAGLDRLGLAGVGAPIGIEEMLPAPSQAAVGIECRADDAEVRALLLAINHAATHACVSAERAFARAVGGTCHSPVAALATLRGEEIRLEAELLSSDGGEQVRGETVFAADDVAASAALGRALLDRAPPAVRMLFSA; encoded by the coding sequence ATGGATCGCCGCCTGAGGATCGGAACCCGCGGTTCGCCGCTCGCGCTGGCGCAGGCCGGCATGGTCGCCGACGCGCTGCGGACCGCGCACGGCTGCACGGTCGAGATCGTCACCGTCCGGACCAGCGGCGACCGGATCCAGGATCGCCCGCTCGCCGAGGTCGGCGGCAAGGCGCTGTGGACCAAGGAGCTCGACCTCGCCCTGCTCGCCGGCGAGACCGACGTGTCCGTCCACTCGATGAAGGACGTCGAGAGCGAGCGGCCGCCCGCGCTGTGCGTCGCGGCGATGCTGCCCCGCGCCGATGTCCGCGACCGGCTGCTCGGCGCCCCCGCGATCGAGAGCCTGGACGAAGGGGCCAAGGTGGGGACCAGCTCGCCGCGGCGGATGGCCCAGCTGCTCCGGCTGCGCCCCGACCTGCGGGTCGAGACGATCCGCGGCAACGTCGGCACCCGCATGGCCCGGCTCGAGATCGGCGAGTTCGACGCGACCCTGCTCGCCGCCGCCGGGCTGGACCGGCTCGGGCTGGCGGGGGTCGGTGCGCCGATCGGGATCGAGGAGATGCTGCCCGCCCCGAGCCAGGCCGCGGTCGGGATCGAGTGCCGCGCCGACGACGCAGAGGTCCGCGCACTGCTCCTGGCGATCAATCACGCGGCGACCCACGCCTGCGTCTCCGCCGAGCGCGCCTTCGCCCGGGCGGTCGGCGGCACCTGCCACTCGCCCGTCGCGGCGCTGGCGACGCTCCGCGGCGAGGAAATCCGGCTGGAGGCCGAGCTGCTGAGCAGCGACGGCGGCGAGCAGGTGCGCGGCGAGACCGTCTTCGCGGCCGACGACGTGGCCGCCTCCGCCGCGCTCGGCCGCGCGCTGCTCGACCGCGCGCCGCCGGCGGTGCGGATGCTGTTCTCGGCGTGA
- the tsaD gene encoding tRNA (adenosine(37)-N6)-threonylcarbamoyltransferase complex transferase subunit TsaD: MTLVLGLESSCDDSAVALVTGDRQILAQAVVGQNSAHQPFGGVVPEIAARAHVAVLPGLIRQVLDEARVRIAAVDAVAATAGPGLIGGVMVALLAGKGLALSAGKPLVAVNHLEGHALSPRLADPGLEFPYLLLLASGGHCQLLEVRGVDDYRRLATTIDDAAGEAFDKAAKLLGLPYPGGPAIEALAREGDPAAVPLPRPLLGSREPHFSFAGLKSAVQRAVASGAHRPADIASSFQQAVIDCLVDRTARALAASDAPTLVVAGGVAANQAIRGALAGLAEREGRAFSVPPGWLCTDNAAMIAWAGAERLAAGRTDPLDTPPRARWPLDPVAETVRGAGVKA; this comes from the coding sequence ATGACCCTCGTCCTCGGCCTCGAATCCTCCTGCGACGACAGCGCGGTGGCGCTCGTCACCGGCGACCGGCAGATCCTCGCCCAGGCGGTGGTCGGGCAAAACAGCGCGCACCAGCCGTTCGGCGGGGTGGTTCCGGAGATCGCCGCGCGGGCCCATGTGGCGGTGCTCCCCGGGCTGATCCGCCAGGTGCTGGACGAGGCGAGAGTCCGGATCGCCGCGGTGGACGCGGTCGCCGCCACCGCCGGACCGGGGCTGATCGGCGGCGTCATGGTGGCACTGCTGGCGGGCAAGGGGCTGGCGCTGTCCGCCGGCAAGCCGCTGGTCGCGGTCAACCATCTCGAAGGGCATGCCCTGTCGCCGCGGCTGGCCGACCCGGGGCTCGAGTTCCCCTATCTCCTGCTGCTGGCGAGCGGCGGCCACTGCCAACTGCTCGAGGTGCGCGGCGTCGACGACTATCGCCGGCTCGCCACCACCATCGACGATGCCGCGGGCGAGGCGTTCGACAAGGCCGCCAAGCTGCTCGGCCTGCCTTACCCCGGCGGCCCGGCGATCGAGGCGCTGGCGCGGGAAGGCGATCCGGCCGCGGTCCCGCTGCCGCGCCCGCTGCTCGGCTCGCGGGAGCCGCACTTCTCCTTCGCCGGCCTCAAGAGCGCGGTGCAGCGCGCGGTGGCGAGTGGCGCCCATCGGCCCGCCGACATCGCGTCGAGCTTCCAGCAGGCGGTGATCGACTGCCTCGTCGACCGCACCGCGCGGGCGCTCGCGGCCAGCGACGCCCCGACGCTCGTCGTCGCCGGCGGGGTGGCCGCCAACCAGGCGATCCGCGGCGCGCTCGCCGGGCTGGCGGAGCGCGAGGGTCGCGCCTTCTCGGTCCCGCCGGGCTGGCTGTGTACCGACAATGCCGCCATGATCGCCTGGGCCGGGGCGGAGCGGCTCGCGGCCGGGCGAACCGACCCGCTCGACACGCCGCCGCGGGCGCGCTGGCCGCTCGATCCGGTGGCGGAGACGGTGCGCGGGGCGGGGGTCAAGGCATGA
- a CDS encoding NAD(P)H-dependent glycerol-3-phosphate dehydrogenase, whose protein sequence is MSIERIGVVGGGAWGTALAQVAAAGGRETLLWAREPAVVESINAERLNRLFLPAVPLSSAVRATGELAALADCDAVLVVTPAQHMRAVLAALPDTTAPLILCSKGIEEASGRLLHDVAHEVRPQAPVAVLSGPTFAHEVAAGLPTAVTLAVADPALGATLRDRLAVPAFRIYLSDDVAGAEIGGAVKNVLAIACGVVEGRGLGQNARAALIGRGFAEMTRFGLALGARPETLTGLSGLGDLVLTCSSTSSRNYSLGVGLGQGRPAAELMADRRTVAEGAFTAPVLKRLAEAHGIDMPIVAAVEALLAGSASVDQVLEALLSRPPRSEHA, encoded by the coding sequence ATGAGCATCGAACGGATCGGGGTTGTTGGCGGCGGTGCATGGGGCACGGCGCTGGCGCAGGTCGCCGCGGCGGGCGGGCGCGAGACGCTGCTGTGGGCGCGCGAGCCCGCGGTGGTCGAGAGCATCAACGCCGAGCGGCTCAACCGCCTGTTCCTCCCCGCGGTGCCGCTGTCGAGCGCGGTGCGCGCCACCGGTGAGCTCGCCGCGCTTGCCGACTGCGACGCCGTGCTGGTGGTGACCCCGGCGCAGCACATGCGCGCCGTGCTCGCGGCGCTGCCCGACACCACGGCGCCGCTCATCCTCTGCTCGAAGGGAATCGAGGAGGCGAGCGGACGGCTGCTCCACGACGTCGCGCACGAGGTCCGGCCGCAGGCGCCCGTCGCCGTCCTCTCCGGCCCGACCTTTGCGCACGAGGTGGCCGCCGGCCTCCCCACCGCGGTGACGCTGGCGGTCGCCGACCCGGCGCTCGGCGCGACGCTGCGCGACCGGCTCGCCGTGCCCGCTTTCCGGATCTATCTCAGCGACGACGTCGCCGGGGCGGAGATCGGCGGGGCGGTAAAGAATGTGCTGGCGATCGCCTGCGGCGTGGTCGAGGGGCGCGGCCTCGGCCAGAACGCGCGCGCCGCACTGATCGGGCGCGGCTTCGCGGAGATGACCCGCTTCGGCCTGGCGCTGGGGGCGCGGCCGGAGACGTTGACCGGCCTGTCCGGGCTCGGCGACCTCGTCCTGACCTGCTCCTCGACCAGCTCGCGCAACTACAGCCTGGGGGTCGGGCTCGGGCAAGGGCGGCCGGCCGCCGAGCTGATGGCCGACCGGCGCACGGTCGCCGAGGGCGCCTTCACCGCGCCGGTGCTGAAGCGGCTGGCGGAGGCGCACGGGATCGACATGCCGATCGTCGCCGCGGTCGAAGCGCTGCTGGCGGGCAGCGCCTCGGTCGACCAGGTCCTCGAAGCCCTGCTCAGCCGGCCGCCGCGATCGGAACACGCGTGA
- a CDS encoding DUF1674 domain-containing protein, whose protein sequence is MKRPSHLDPPAHLSPSPPVPEPEPVDPPPPAGEEGRPDPTRYGDWEKKGIAIDF, encoded by the coding sequence ATGAAGCGCCCGAGCCATCTCGACCCGCCGGCTCACCTGAGCCCGTCCCCGCCCGTCCCCGAGCCGGAGCCGGTCGACCCGCCGCCGCCCGCCGGGGAGGAAGGCCGTCCCGATCCCACCCGCTACGGCGACTGGGAAAAGAAGGGCATCGCGATCGACTTCTGA
- a CDS encoding RsmB/NOP family class I SAM-dependent RNA methyltransferase, whose protein sequence is MREPKPSTEGLAERRAALRILDRVLRTGQPMDNAAQGIAPADLPLALAIAGETLRRVPQLDALIDGATRLPLADDAKARMVLRLALAQKLALNVPDHAIVATALPLVEGGPRRLVHGVLGTLLRRGVGARDDTPLPPAVEERWGEAWGTGMVAAARRSILRRPPLDLSFKDEDAATSFAAASGGTSLAPRHVRLSSATPVTELPGFAAGDWWVQDLASSLPARLVPTGAQTVLDACAAPGGKTLQLAAAGHRVTALDRSGSRLARLRENFGRTGLAAEIVAADLLDWEAPEPFDAVLLDAPCSATGTFRRHPEVLHRVRPSYIEEAAALQRRLLDRSAGLVRPGGTLVYAVCSLEPQEGEAVIAAFLADRPDYRLTPSPVALPVPVDEGGRIRVLPGLLEDEGGIDGFFTARLVRAAA, encoded by the coding sequence TTGAGGGAGCCGAAGCCAAGCACCGAAGGACTGGCGGAGCGCCGCGCCGCGCTGCGCATCCTCGACCGCGTGCTGCGAACCGGCCAGCCGATGGACAATGCGGCGCAGGGGATCGCTCCCGCCGACTTGCCGCTGGCGCTGGCGATCGCCGGCGAGACGCTGCGCCGGGTGCCCCAGCTGGATGCGCTGATCGACGGCGCCACCCGCCTGCCGCTCGCCGACGACGCCAAGGCCCGCATGGTGCTGCGGCTCGCGCTGGCGCAGAAGCTGGCGCTCAATGTCCCCGATCATGCGATCGTCGCGACTGCGCTGCCGCTGGTGGAGGGCGGGCCCCGCCGGCTGGTCCATGGCGTACTCGGAACGCTGCTCCGGCGCGGAGTCGGCGCCCGCGACGACACGCCGCTGCCGCCCGCGGTGGAGGAACGCTGGGGCGAGGCGTGGGGCACCGGCATGGTCGCCGCGGCGCGCCGCTCGATCCTCCGCCGGCCGCCGCTCGACCTCAGCTTCAAGGACGAGGACGCCGCGACAAGCTTCGCCGCCGCCAGCGGGGGCACGAGCCTCGCCCCCCGCCATGTCCGCCTCTCCTCCGCCACCCCGGTCACCGAGTTGCCCGGCTTCGCGGCGGGCGACTGGTGGGTGCAGGACCTCGCTTCCTCGCTCCCGGCACGGCTGGTCCCGACCGGGGCACAGACGGTGCTCGACGCCTGCGCAGCGCCGGGCGGCAAGACGCTCCAGCTCGCTGCCGCCGGTCACCGGGTCACCGCGCTCGACCGGAGCGGAAGTCGTCTGGCACGACTGCGCGAGAATTTCGGGCGGACCGGCCTCGCCGCCGAGATCGTCGCGGCCGACCTCCTCGACTGGGAAGCGCCGGAACCCTTCGACGCCGTCCTGCTCGACGCGCCCTGCTCGGCCACCGGTACCTTCCGCCGCCACCCCGAGGTGCTGCACCGGGTTCGTCCGTCCTACATCGAGGAAGCCGCCGCCCTGCAGCGCCGGCTGCTCGACCGCTCGGCGGGCCTGGTCCGGCCCGGCGGAACGCTCGTCTACGCGGTCTGCTCGCTCGAGCCGCAGGAGGGCGAAGCGGTGATCGCCGCCTTCCTCGCGGACCGCCCCGACTACCGCCTGACGCCGTCGCCGGTC